The following proteins are encoded in a genomic region of Stegostoma tigrinum isolate sSteTig4 chromosome 2, sSteTig4.hap1, whole genome shotgun sequence:
- the LOC125462855 gene encoding patched domain-containing protein 3-like — DPYFLTFPLIISAALGSGFYFLPTNENNDIEEQFTPIHGPAKSEREFIKKHFPTTDSETFSGQRLYTEGTFASFIAVSKDDNILTTAAFKEILSLDDDVKQLSINNSQGITYSYSLCTRMADSCFGNGILNIINHSLEANRRIRAFFGLAVGGVDLDENYIKKAKAIKLDYYLQDDNDDVKPSAFQFSGLPLNFITLSIIKKLSIGLKSSKYNYLIQEEKEIEKRKLYTNSPSLISLGIGVDDMFVMLASWQKTKVTDKVEDRLADTYAEAAVSVTITTLTYALTFYIGIMTPFQSVQSFCVYTGTTVLFCFIYNITFFGAVLALNGRREASNRHWLTFRKVESDHESEESKCYAMCCVGGAYDSETGTEIEHPIYFFFKEYYGPCLTNIWAKAIVVVLYIGYLSISIYGCLNIKEGIDLRNLAFDGTYVIKFYDDQSAYFSKHGPRVMVAVTEPVEYWDSTAQDETETCMGRLENSSYVDPDLSESWLRVYIDLSKKMSTDIHEKNAFMGNLSTLFQIVPLFKQDTGFSEILVGVAGFMAFWSVNLDSISMINLVICIGFSVDLSAHISYAFVSSDSESANERSVDALYSLGYPIIQGALSTILGVVVLAAAASYIFRTFFKLMFLVITFGAVHGLIFLPMFLAFSASCETSNSAKLDN; from the exons gacccttacttTCTCACGTTTCCTCTGATAATTTCTGCTGCTCTGGGTTCGGGCTTTTACTTCTTACCGACAAATGAAAACAATGACATCGAGGAGCAATTCACACCCATTCATGGACCAGCAAAATCTGAGAGAGAATTTattaaaaaacattttccaaCCACTGATTCAGAAACCTTCTCCGGTCAGAGGCTTTACACAGAGGGGACGTTTGCTTCTTTCATTGCTGTATCGAAAGATGACAATATCTTGACAACGGCTGCATTTAAAGAGATTCTATCACTTGATGACGATGTAAAGCAGCTCAGCATTAACAATAGTCAAGGTATCACATACAGCTATTCTCTTTGTACACGGATGGCAGACTCGTGTTTTGGAAATGgaattttaaatattataaatCACAGTCTAGAAGCCAACAGGAGGATCAGAGCTTTTTTTGGTTTGGCTGTTGGAGGTGTCGACCTAGAtgaaaattatattaaaaaaGCAAAGGCAATTAAACTAGATTATTATTTGCAAGACGATAACGATGACGTGAAACCCTCA gctttccaattctctggcctcCCACTAAACTTCATCACGTTGTCAATCATAAA AAAACTTTCCATTGGATTGAAAAGCAGCAAATATAACTACTTAATTCAagaagagaaagagatagagaaaagGAAACT GTACACTAATTCACCTTCTCTCATTTCTCTAGGTATTGGCGTAGATGATATGTTTGTTATGCTTGCTAGCTGGCAAAAGACCAAGGTCACAGATAAAGTTGAAGATCGCCTTGCGGACACATATGCTGAAGCAGCTGTCTCTGTTACAATCACCACTCTGACTTATGCTTTGACCTTTTATATTGGCATTATGACACCTTTTCAATCTGTGCAGTCATTCTGTGTTTACACTGGCACAACAGTTCTGTTTTGCTTCATTTATAACATCACATTTTTTGGAGCTGTTCTTGCACTAAATGGGAGGAGAGAAGCCAGTAACAGGCATTGGCTGACGTTTAGAAAAGTTGAAAGCGATCATGAATCAGAAGAATCTAAATGCTATGCAATGTGTTGTGTAGGGGGAGCTTACGATAGTGAGACTGGTACAGAAATAGAACATccaatttatttcttttttaaggAATATTACGGTCCATGCCTTACAAACATTTGGGCCAAGGCAATTGTGGTTGTCCTATACATTGGTTATTTGTCCATCAGTATTTATGGCTGTTTAAATATCAAAGAGGGAATTGATCTGAGAAATCTTGCCTTTGATGGTACATATGTGATTAAATTCTATGATGATCAAAGTGCTTATTTCTCAAAACATGGACCACGTGTTATGGTTGCTGTCACTGAACCCGTGGAATACTGGGATTCCACTGCTCAGGATGAAACTGAAACCTGCAtgggcagattggaaaacagctcGTATGTCGATCCTGATTTGTCAGAGTCTTGGCTTCGAGTGTACATTGATCTATCTAAAAAGATGTCAACAGACATACATGAGAAAAATGCATTCATGGGAAATTTATCTACATTGTTTCAAATTGTTCCTTTATTTAAACAAGACACTGGGTTTTCAGAAA TTTtagtgggtgttgctggttttATGGCTTTTTGGAGTGTCAATTTAGATTCTATATCAATGATTAATCTGGTCATTTGTATTGGTTTTTCTGTGGACCTCTCAGCTCATATTTCGTATGCATTTGTGTCCAGTGACAGCGAAAGTGCAAATGAGCGAAGTGTTGATGCATTATATAGCCTTGGATATCCCATCATCCAGGGAGCCCTTTCAACCATACTGGGTGTGGTTGTATTGGCTGCTGCAGCAAGTTACATATTTAGGACATTTTTTAAACTCATGTTTCTTGTCATAACCTTTGGGGCTGTTCATGGTCTTATATTTCTGCCTATGTTTTTGGCATTTAGTGCAAGCTGTGAAACGTCAAACAGCGCAAAATTAGATAActaa